From one Salvelinus sp. IW2-2015 linkage group LG11, ASM291031v2, whole genome shotgun sequence genomic stretch:
- the LOC111969990 gene encoding short-chain dehydrogenase/reductase 3: MDFKCLSCIVFFPIHIVYYILKASVYLLLPSRRRTLIKEVVLITGGGRGIGRHLAQEFAKQGAKKVILWGRTEKCLKETCEDISQFGTECHYFLCDVANREEVYKQAKVVREKVGDVTILVNNAAVVHGKSLMDSDDDCLLKSQHINTMGQFWTTKAFLPRMLELQHGHVVCINSILSQSPIPGAIDYCTSKASSLAFMESLTLGLLDCPGVGCTTVLPFHTNTEMFQGMRVRFPALFPPLKPETVAERTVDAVRTNTAYVYMPWTMHALVVLKSFMPQAALEEIHKFSGSYTCMNTFKGRT; the protein is encoded by the exons ATGGATTTTAAGTGTTTGAGCTGTATAGTGTTTTTCCCCATACACATTGTCTACTACATATTGAAAGCAAGTGTGTACTTACTGCTACCAAGTAGACGAAGAACCCTGATCAAGGAGGTGGTCCTGATCACAGGCGGGGGACGAGGTATCGGTCGTCACCTGGCTCAGGAGTTTGCCAAGCAGGGGGCTAAAAAG GTGATCCTGTGGGGGCGCACAGAGAAGTGCTTGAAAGAGACATGCGAAGATATCTCCCAATTTGGAACAGAGTGCCACTACTTCCTGTGCGACGTGGCCAATCGGGAGGAAGTTTACAAGCAGGCCAAGGTGGTCAGGGAGAAG GTGGGAGATGTTACGATCCTGGTGAATAACGCTGCAGTGGTCCATGGGAAAAGTCTGATGGACAGCGACGATGACTGTCTTTTGAAATCTCAACATATCAACACAATGGGGCAGTTCTGG ACTACAAAGGCCTTCCTGCCACGGATGCTGGAGCTCCAGCATGGCCACGTGGTCTGTATAAACTCCATCCTGTCCCAGTCGCCCATCCCTGGGGCCATTGACTACTGCACCTCCAAGGCCTCCTCCCTGGCCTTCATGGAGAGCCTGACTCTGGGCCTGCTGGACTGTCCCGGGGTGGGCTGCACCACCGTGCTCCCCTTCCACACCAACACTGAGATGTTCCAGGGCATGAGAGTCAG GTTTCCAGCGCTCTTCCCTCCCCTCAAGCCAGAGACAGTTGCTGAAAGGACTGTGGATGCAGTCAGGACRAACACAGCCTACGTTTACATGCCCTGGACCATGCATGCTCTCGTTGTCCTCAAAAG CTTCATGCCACAAGCTGCTCTTGAAGAGATCCACAAGTTTTCTGGAAGCTATACCTGCATGAATACGTTCAAGGGGAGGACATAA
- the aadacl4 gene encoding arylacetamide deacetylase-like 4 has translation MDISTAILIIGFAAVIAAFFLLVIGLMYSEMMNSXIPQGVANRGKLHVVHGLFVGISIVGRILDRLGLCHQVRFTRWFRRRFLVHIRPVPPGLRVKDLTFSEVPVRVYEPTTGSLGLRRGLVYFHGGGWVLGCLDTADDICRHIAKEAETTVISVGYRLAPEHRYPTQLDDCDAATCHFLSVAEAEFGVDPGRVAVGGDSAGGNLAAALCQRLAKRKDGHLLSPCAQVLIYPALQMADFNLPSYQQNHAVPILFRGRVAFYFLQYLNGDTSVCQDLLEGNHIPAEMRLAFKEWLSPEHLPPECKVRGELQQVHSALDYNGEVYHKIKDGLDPEVSPLLAEDAVIRLTPPAFILTCEYDVLRDDGILYRKRLLDLGLDVTWHHVPDGFHGLVDFFKKGWLTFPSATQAINSIVSYVKTL, from the exons ATGGACATCAGCACTGCAATTTTAATAATTGGCTTTGCTGCAGTGATTGCAGCCTTCTTCCTTCTGGTAATTGGTCTAATGTACTCTGAGATGATGAATTCAGAKATTCCTCAAGGGGTTGCAAATCGAGGGAAACTGCATGTAGTTCATGGCTTGTTTGTTGGCATATCAATTGTG GGCCGTATCCTGGACCGTCTGGGTCTGTGTCATCAGGTCAGGTTCACCAGGTGGTTTAGAAGACGGTTCCTGGTCCATATAAGACCAGTTCCCCCAGGCCTACGTGTGAAAGACCTGACCTTCTCTGAGGTGCCAGTCAGAGTGTATGAGCCCACGACTGGCTCACTGGGCCTGAGGAGGGGCCTGGTGTATTTCCATGGAGGAGGATGGGTGTTGGGCTGTTTGG ATACTGCAGATGACATCTGCAGGCACATTGCCAAGGAGGCTGAAACCACTGTGATTTCTGTTGG ATATCGGCTTGCCCCTGAACATCGGTACCCCACTCAGCTGGATGACTGTGATGCTGCAACGTGCCACTTCCTGTCTGTGGCAGAGGCAGAGTTCGGGGTGGACCCAGGCAGAGTGGCAGTCGGGGGTGATAGTGCTGGGGGAAACCTGGCAGCTGCACTATGCCAACGTCTGGCCAAGAGAAAAGATGGACATCTGCTGTCTCCCTGTGCCCAGGTCCTCATTTACCCAGCTCTGCAGATGGCAGATTTCAACCTGCCCTCGTACCAGCAGAATCATGCTGTGCCCATATTGTTCCGTGGCCGGGTGGCATTCTACTTCCTGCAGTATCTCAACGGGGACACGTCAGTGTGCCAGGACCTGCTGGAGGGGAACCACATCCCTGCTGAGATGAGGCTAGCCTTCAAGGAGTGGCTCTCCCCAGAACACCTCCCTCCTGAGTGCAAGGTGCGGGGCGAACTCCAGCAGGTACACTCAGCCTTAGACTACAACGGAGAGGTGTACCACAAAATCAAAGACGGTTTGGATCCGGAGGTCTCGCCGCTCCTAGCGGAGGATGCTGTTATCCGTCTGACCCCACCGGCCTTTATCCTGACCTGTGAGTACGACGTGCTGAGGGATGATGGGATCCTGTACAGGAAGAGGCTGTTGGACCTGGGACTGGACGTCACATGGCATCATGTTCCAGACGGCTTCCATGGACTTGTGGATTTTTTCAAAAAGGGCTGGCTAACCTTCCCGTCTGCAACACAAGCTATAAATAGTATTGTAAGCTATGTAAAAACACTTTGA